In Balaenoptera ricei isolate mBalRic1 chromosome 4, mBalRic1.hap2, whole genome shotgun sequence, the following are encoded in one genomic region:
- the CHRD gene encoding chordin isoform X9: protein MPSLPAPPAPLLLLGLLLLCSRPARGAGPEHPALPIRPEKEPLPIRGAAGCSFGGKVYALDETWHPDLGEPFGVMRCVLCACEAPQWGRRARGAGRVSCKNIKPECPTLACGQPRQLPGHCCQTCPQERSGLEKQPTGLAFEYPRDPEHRSYSDRGEPGAEDRGRGDGHTGRQGLDFVALLTGPRSQAVARARVSLLRSSLRFSISYRRLDRPTRIRFSDSTGSILFEHPAAPTQDGLVCGVWRAVPRLSLRLLRAEQLHVALVTPSHPSGEVWGPLIRHRALAAETFSAILTLEGPPQQGIGGIALLTLSDTEDSLHFLLLFRGLLEARSGEVSTCAAVAGPAQVPLRLQILHQGKLLRELQANASAQEPGFAEVLPNLTAQEMDWLVLGELQMALERASGPGLRISGHIAARQSCDVLQSVLCGADALIPVQTGAAGSASLTLLGNGSLIYQVQVVGTGSEVVAMTLETKPQRRNQHTVLCHMAGLQLGGYMAVGVCPGLGARGAHMLLQNELFLNVGTKDFPDGELRGHVAALPYSGHSARHDTLPVPLAGALVLPPVQSQAAGHAWLSLDTHCHLHYEVLLAGLGGSEQGTITAHLLGPPGMPGPRRLLKGFYGPEAQGVVKDLEPELLRHLAQGSASLLITTKGSPQGELQGQVHITNQCEAGGLRLAAAGAEEVRVPGALDAVVAEAAALPAVLGPDAPAPAKPGGPGRLRDPNTCFFEGQQRPHGARWAPNYDPLCSLCTCQRRTVICDPMVCPPPSCPSPVQAPDQCCPVCLEKQDVGDLPGLPKNRDPGEVGSGAHPQLGDPMQADGPRGCRFAGQWFPESQSWHPSVPPFGEMSCITCRCGQLQTPGQFQSWRKKLKAPREQPEGRVTKRMGPGLGEEGRRGPRILLREIQCLWPLFSASSPSPTTSGNHSSTRGRGSQGRPVPCPLQLRPCHPLASALEAQPLSFCT from the exons ATGCCGAGCCTCCCGGCCCCGCCGGCCCCGCTGCTGCTCCTCGGGCTGCTGCTGCTCTGCTCCCGGCCGGCCCGCGGCGCCGGCCCCGAGCACCCAGCGCTGCCCATCCGGCCCGAGAAGGAGCCGCTGCCCATTCGGGGAGCAGCAG GCTGCTCCTTCGGCGGGAAGGTCTATGCCTTGGACGAGACGTGGCACCCGGACCTGGGGGAGCCCTTCGGGGTGATGCGCTGCGTGTTGTGTGCCTGCGAGGCG CCTCAGTGGGGTCGCCGCGCAAGGGGCGCGGGCAGGGTCAGCTGCAAGAACATCAAACCTGAGTGCCCAACCCTGGCCTGCGGGCAGCCGCGCCAGCTGCCTGGACACTGCTGCCAGACCTGCCCCCAGG AGCGCAGCGGTCTGGAAAAGCAGCCGACGGGCCTGGCCTTCGAGTATCCGCGGGACCCAGAGCACCGAAGCTACAGCGACCGCGGGGAGCCGGGAGCTGAGGATCGGGGGCGTGGAGACGGCCACACGGGTAGGCAGGGGCTGG ACTTCGTGGCGCTGCTGACAGGGCCAAGGTCACAAGCGGTGGCACGGGCCCGAGTGTCACTGCTGCGCTCTAGTCTGCGGTTCTCCATCTCCTACCGGCG GCTGGACCGCCCTACCCGAATCCGCTTCTCAGACTCCACTGGCAGCATCCTGTTTGAACACCCTGCAGCCCCTACCCAAGATGGCCTG GTCTGTGGTGTGTGGCGAGCAGTGCCTCGGTTGTCTCTGCGGCTCCTTAGGGCAGAACAGCTGCATGTGGCACTCGTGACACCCAGTCACCCTTCAGGGGAGGTCTGGGGGCCTCTCATCCGGCATCGGGCCCTGGCCGCAG AGACCTTCAGTGCCATCCTGACCCTGGAAGGCCCCCCACAGCAGGGCATAGGGGGCATTGCCCTCCTCACGCTCAGTGACACAGAGGACTCCTTGCATTTTTTGCTGCTCTTCCGTGGGCTGCTGGAAGCCAGGAGTGGGG AGGTATCCACGTGTGCGGCTGTTGCAGGACCAGCCCAGGTTCCCTTGCGGCTCCAGATTCTACACCAGGGGAAGCTACTACGAGAGCTCCAGGCCAATGCCTCAGCCCAG GAGCCGGGCTTTGCTGAAGTGCTGCCCAACCTGACAGCCCAGGAGATGGACTGGCTGGTGCTGGGGGAGCTGCAGATGGCCCTGGAGAGGGCAAGTGGGCCAGGGCTGCGCATCAGTGGACACATTGCTGCCAGGCAGAGCTGTGATG TTCTGCAAAGTGTCCTTTGTGGGGCCGATGCCCTGATCCCCGTTCAGACAGGTGCAGCCGGCTCAGCCAGCCTTACACTGCTAGGAAACGGCTCCCTGATCTACCAA GTACAGGTGGTAGGTACAGGCAGTGAGGTGGTGGCCATGACGCTGGAGACCAAGCCTCAGCGGAGGAACCAGCACACTGTCCTGTGCCACATGGCTGGACTCCAGCTGGGAGGATACATG gCTGTGGGTGTCTGCCCTGGGCTGGGTGCCCGGGGGGCTCATATGCTGCTGCAGAATGAGCTGTTCCTGAACGTGGGCACCAAGGACTTCCCAGATGGAGAGCTGCGGGGGCACGTGGCTGCCCTGCCCTACAGTGGGCACAGCGCCCGCCATGATA CACTACCTGTGCCCCTGGCAGGAGCCCTGGTGTTGCCCCCCGTGCAGAGCCAGGCAGCAGGGCATGCCTGGCTCTCCCTGGATACCCACTGTCACCTGCACTATGAAGTGCTGCTGGCTGGGCTTGGTGGCTCAGAACAGGGCACCATCACTGCCCACCTCCTCGGGCCTCCTGGGATGCCAGGGCCCCGGCGGCTGCTGAAGGGATTCTATGGCCCAGAG GCCCAGGGCGTGGTGAAGGATCTGGAGCCTGAGCTGCTGCGGCACCTGGCACAGGGCTCTGCCTCCTTGCTGATCACCACCAAGGGTAGCCCCCAAGGGGAGCTGCAAGGGCAG GTGCACATCACCAACCAGTGCGAGGCGGGCGGCCTGCGCCTGGCGGCGGCAGGGGCCGAAGAAGTGCGGGTGCCCGGGGCTCTGGATGCAGTGGTGGCCGAGGCGGCTGCGCTGCCCGCTGTGCTGGGCCCAGACGCCCCAGCGCCAGCCAAACCTGGTGGCCCCGGGCGGCTCCGAGACCCCAACACCTGCTTTTTCGAGGGGCAGCAGCGCCCCCATGGGGCTCGCTGGGCTCCTAACTATGACCCGCTCTGCTCGCTGTGCACCTGCCAG AGACGCACGGTGATCTGTGACCCCATGGTGTGCCCACCACCCAGCTGCCCAAGCCCGGTGCAGGCGCCGGACCAGTGCTGCCCTGTGTGCCTGG AGAAGCAAGATGTCGGAGACCTGCCGGGGCTGCCGAAGAACAGGGACCCTGGAGAGG TGGGGTCAGGGGCCCACCCCCAGCTGGGGGACCCCATGCAGGCTGATGGGCCCCGGGGCTGCCGTTTTGCAGGGCAGTGGTTCCCGGAGAGCCAGAGCTGGCACCCTTCGGTGCCCCCCTTTGGGGAGATGAGCTGCATCACCTGCAGATGTGGG CAGTTGCAGACACCAGGACAGTTCCAGAGCTGGAGAAAGAAGCTGAAGGCTCCTAGGGAGCAGCCAGAAGGCCGCGTGACCAAGAGgatggggcctgggctgggggaggaggggcgccGAGGACCCCGCATTCTCCTGCGGGAAATCCAGTGCCTTTGGCCCCTCTTTtctgcctcttctccctcccccactacCTCTGGGAACCACAGCTCCACAAGGGGGAGGGGTAGCCAGGGCCGGCCAGTGCCATGTCCACTCCAGCTTCGGCCTTGTCACCCTCTCGCCTCTGCCTTGGAAGCCCAACCCCTTTCCTTCTGTACATAA